The Ketobacter alkanivorans genome includes the window TACTTGCTCAGCAAGAAGTTTACCACTTCAAACAGATCTTCAGGCGAACCCGCCATACTGACGCTGGTTTGATACTGACCGTTCACCACGACAGCCGGAACCCCCCTGATCTGGTTAGCCGCGAAAATACGGCCGGCGGTATTGGCATTCGTCTCTACCTGCGGATCGTTCCAGGCTTTGTTGAACACTTCTGGGGTAACACCCAACCCGGTCAACAGCGTCTGTGCATCTTCACGACTGGTGATGGTTTTATTTTGCTTGTGTAGATATTCAAACACCGCTGGTACCGCTTTTTCCTCGATGCCCAGGGCCTCAATCACGTAATACAGTTTGCCCAGCACGGCGAATTTCTGGTTCCAGGTGGCCGGTACACGGCTGAATGACACCGCCTCGGGTTTGGATTTCACCCAGGCTTCCACCTTGGGTTCAAGCTCATAGCAATGGGGGCAACCGAAGCTGAAAAACTCCACCACGGTCTTGGGCTGAGGCTGCCCGCCTTCCACTTTCTGATAATGAACTCCCTCCACATAGCGTTCCAAACTGAAGGCCCAACCCGAGCTGCTGACCAGGGCCAGCAGTAAAACCACACAGCATTGTTTCATCGCTTTCATCACACAACCCGCTTATTGATTGATTAATAGAATAATTATTACGTTCAGGCTGGCAAGCATAACAGCTTGGCACCACAACCCCAAAACGATGATATTGACACTAATTTAGCGAAAAAATTGACCGAAAGCAGGCTACGGGGGCACAGAACACACCTATACTTAGAAAGGTTTAATGAAGGTAGCTTATGTTCAGTATTAGAAAGCAGATGGGCAAATTCACCGCCCGGGTTTTTAACAACCGAGCCAACATCAAGGAAGATCTGACGCTCGCGGCCAGACACGCCTGGACGCTGCCCTTTCTGGCTACCCCCTGGAACGCCGAATCGCTGACCCAGTCAGAGCTGCATCCCGGCAGCTACAACAACGTGGGCGACGTGATCAACCTGAGCCTGCAGACCATGGTCCCCATGGAGCGTCGCACCTATAGCCCTGGCACCATTGCCTGCTATCCGGAGCATTACGCGTCCACCGCAGGGCGGGAGAAGTGGTTTTTTATCAACGGTATTTGCACCTCACCGCCTATTGCCATTCTAAACGGTCTGGAACTGGCCAAGGCCTTCCACCGCCCCATACACCTGATTCACACACCAACCTATGGCGTGGTGCGGGATTTATGGGATTCGATCACCGCCCGCACCTTGCGCAAAGACGGCAAGCTGTCCAGACCCGCTTACGACGTGGTGAAAGAGGCTTTGGTTCATCACGATAAAGTCGTCATCATTGGTCACTCTCAAGGCACCATTATCAGCAGTTACATT containing:
- a CDS encoding thiol:disulfide interchange protein DsbA/DsbL; this encodes MKAMKQCCVVLLLALVSSSGWAFSLERYVEGVHYQKVEGGQPQPKTVVEFFSFGCPHCYELEPKVEAWVKSKPEAVSFSRVPATWNQKFAVLGKLYYVIEALGIEEKAVPAVFEYLHKQNKTITSREDAQTLLTGLGVTPEVFNKAWNDPQVETNANTAGRIFAANQIRGVPAVVVNGQYQTSVSMAGSPEDLFEVVNFLLSK